From the genome of Lysinibacter sp. HNR:
CCGGGTACCGGCTCTACTGGCTTGCCGAGGTTAAGGCTCCCTCCGGTTACGAGCTGCTGGCAGCCCCCATCTCGTTTGAGGTTCTCTCAACTGCGGATACCCAGGTGCCGCTGATTGTCCAGAACTCACCCTCAAACGGTGGTTTCACACTGCCCTTTACCGGTTCGGTTATCAGCGCACTCCTGTTCTATGGTGCGGGGACCGTCATCCTTCTGGGTGTGGCGCTCATGGTGATCCGTTCACGTCGTAAGGCTGCGGCGGAGATCCTGTAGTCTCTGCACTTTCCCTATACAGCGCGGGGAACCGCCCAACGGTTCCCCGCGCTTCTCGTCTTTTAATCTCAGGAGGTGAGATGCTACCCCCACAGCCCACACTTTCACGACCCAAACACGGTCGCACCCATCGCCGCACCGTCGCCCCCTCCAGATTACAGAGCCGCAGTCCCCTGTGGCAGCGTATCTCTCTTCTTCTTGCAACTATTCTTGGCCTCTCTGTAACGCTCTACCCCACGGCCGCCACCTGGTTCACCGATACTGCGCAGGGAGGCACCCTCGACGCTTTTGCAAACCTCGCGGAGCATCTTCCGAATGATGAAAAACAGCGCATCCTTGACGCGGCTCACGACTACAACGAGTCTCTCCCCCAGGGAGAACTCCGTGATCCCTACAGTCTCCCAAACAATACTTCTTCCCCCTCCAGCGATGTAACAGACGACTACTTTAAACAGTTAAACCTGGAGGGCATCGATGTGATGGCCCGCGTTCGTATCCCCTCTATTAACGTGGACATACCCACCTACCACGGAACCAGCATGGAGACCCTCGACCGCGGTTCCGGGCATATTCTGGGTTCCTCGCTACCCGTTGGAGGAGAGGGCACCCACTCGGTCATTACCGCCCATGCGGGTCTCCCCCACGCCCGCATGTTCACAGATCTCCCCCGGGTTAAAAAGGGTGAGACCTTCAGCGTGACCGTTCTTGACGAGGTTCTCACCTATCGAGTTGACCAGATCACCGTTGTTGAACCCCACGACATTAGCAACCTGACCATTACGCCGGGCAAAGACTACCTCACCCTCATTACGTGCACACCGCTACACATTAATAGCCATCGCCTTCTTATTCGCGGCGAGCGCATCCCCACCCCCGTGGGTGATCCGCAGCTTGTTTCTGCTCAGTACCAGAGCGCTTTTCCCTGGTGGATTCTTATTTTTGTGGGACTCTCCGCCGGTGCCGCGGTTCTCCTCTTTACTCCCGCACGAAGCGCGAAGAAACCGGCAAAGCCAGCAGCACAGCAAAAACTCTCCGCAGGGAATCAGGCCTCGGTGGAAGAACTCCTGGGTCAGTTATGACACAGCTTTCCCCGAGTGGCTAGGGGAATCCATAGAATTTTTTCTAGAAGAGCCACCCCCACGCCGTTGCGGAAGCCGAGAGGCAATCTGCTGGGTCACGGTCAGCACCTCACCACAGCTCGGACATCCCAGGGTGTGCGCGCTAAATCGGGTACGGTCACGATGCCCCAGGCGATTGCGTTCGTACGCACCCATCCGGTCCATTGACCATCGACATTCTGATTGTGTCCTGGCTGTATATGCGCTCAGCCCCCAGACGTGTGCCTGGATCCAGGCTTCCCGGAGACCCTCGCGCGCCCGAAAAACCAATTGCGAAACAGCGTTAGCACTCATGCCCATTCTTATAGCAATCTCTGAAATCGTAAGCCCCTCAACCTCGCTGTAGAGTAAAATCTCCTGCCAGCGTTCAGTGAGTGATTGGTAAGACCATAACGCCCTCTCGTGCATGATTGAGTCGGATTGTGAGGGGGTTGCCGCCACCAACTCAACAACCCAGCGGTCATCCGCTTGCGTAAATTCTCGCCGAGAGCGCACCCACTCCGCTGCAAGATTACGAATCGTCACGAAGAGATACGATCGAAAGTCTCCCGTTGGCCCGCCGCCGGCTCTGATACGTTCAAAAACTCTCATGAAGGCTTCGGCAACCACGTCTTCTGCATCAGTTGCGGAGACAAAGGATCTTGCAGCCCTGGCGGCGAACTCAGAGTGCCGTATCCAGAGAAGAGAAAAAGAGCTATTGCCCCCCCCCCCCCCCCCGCTGGAATTGAGGTGGGACGAATCGGATTGAGCTGCACTAATAAGCTCATAATCGGATCGTTCATCACAACACATCGAATTATTGGCACACAAACTTGAATCTTGCCGCATAGATTCCCCTAACGCGTCGGCTATTCACCCGCACTTTACGGTTTGCCAGGTTTCTGCCGACGGTCTGTGCACACCAGCACAATAAAATCACCCAGAAAAACGGTGACGCGCTGGCCCCAATTTACGCAAATAACACAATCTGCAAAAGCTAATAGGCAGTTAATAATAACATTACTTTAAAATCTTTACCACTAGATTACCCAAGAGCCCTAAAGCAAGCATCTTTCCACCGAAACGAGATCATACATGCTAACTGCAAGCTTTCGCACAGCGACTACTTCTGAACCGTTTATCGACGCTACGGGATAAAAATTCAGCCCTACCAGCTCACTGGAACCGGTTTACCTTCCTCATAGCCAGACGCTGATTGCACACCCACAAGAGCCAGCTCGTGGAACTCCGCAAGCGTTTTGGCGCCGGCGTAGGTGAAGGAGCTGCGCACACCCGACGTGATCATATCGAGTAGATCCTCCACAGACGGGCGAGCCGGATCAATATAGATCGTGCTTCCGCTGATGCCCTCGGCAAAAAGTGTTTTGCGCGCCAGATCGAAGGGATCCAACCGACCAAAACGACCCTCCACGGCCTTGGTGGAGGCCATCCCCCAGCTTTCCTTGTAGTGGCGCCCGTTTGCATCCGTCATGATGCGTCCGGGAGCCTCAATCGTTCCCGCAAACCACGAGCCAATCATCACACTCGCCGCACCCGCCGCCAGGGCCAATGCCACGTCACGCGGGTAACGAACCCCGCCATCGGCCCACACATGAGCCCCCAGCTCGCGAGCACGGTCCGCGGTCTCAAGAACCGCCGAGAACTGCGGACGACCCACCGCCGTCATCATTCGTGTGGTGCACATGGCGCCTGGGCCAACACCCACCTTGAGGATGTCGGCTCCAGCGCTCACCAGGTCCTGCACCGCATCGGCGGTGACAATGTTTCCGGCAACAATGGGGACATCAAGATCGAGGCCACGCACGGTCTCGATCGCCCGCAGCATACCTCCCTGGTGGCCGTGGGCCGTATCAATCACCAGCACGTCAACACCAGCCTCCACCAGGGCCCGCGCCTTTGCCGTCACGTCACCGTTAATACCCACGGCCGCCGCAACAGCCAGACGTCCCTCGGCATCAAGGTGCGGCTCGTAGAGCGTGCCGCGTAGAGCAGATTTACGCGAGAGGGTACCCACAATACGTCCGTGATCAAGCACCGGAGCGAAGTGGGCATCAGCCGCAACAAGTGCATCAAACGCCTCACGATTGTCGCCGATTTCTTCGGCAGCCAGGGCGATCCACTCCGTGCGAAGCAAATCCTTCAACTGCGCGCCGGGACGAGCCGTGGCCAGTACCTCGGCGGGTACAATGCCCCGATACTCATCGTCCTGAATAACGATTCCGTGCTCAACACTCGGTGGAAGTAACTCGCGAGCCTCGGCCACGGTTGCCTTGGGCGACAGGATAATTGCCGTATCAAAGCGCGTGGGCTGCGCTTTCACCCAGCGAATAGCGTCGGCAAGCTCCTGCAGAGGCATATCCTGCGGGATGACACCAAGACCCCCGCGACGGGCAAGGGTCGCCGCAAGCCGAGGGCCCGTCACCGAGTTCATATTCGACGATACGAGCGGTAGGGTTGCCGCGGTTCCATCTGTTGCCTTGAGCGACACCGATAGTCGACTATCAATCTCGGATTTTCTGGGAATCAGGAAAACATCCGAATAGGTTAGATCGTGGGTTGCGCCCTCAGCATTAAATTCCATACCTTCTAAAATACCCTGGATAAATATGAGGTGTCTGTCCATTTTTTCCGACTAGGCTTGTAACATTGTTTTTGGCGCAACGATGCACGAAGCATCCAGCACAAATTTGATGAGAAAACACGAGAGAGTGGGCGATCGGCTTGAATGGCCAAACAACGGGAACAGACAACCCAGACAAATCATCAAACGACTTTGGCGCAAACGAATGGCTGGTGGAAGAGCTCTACAAACAGTTTGTAGAGAACAAAAACCAGGTAGATAAATCGTGGTGGCCGATCCTCGAAAATTATGCGTCCAAGGCTACCGTTTCGAGCGCGGATACCCCTCAGGCCACTCCCGCCCCGCAGCAGGCCGCTTTTGAGGCGACAGCACCCGTGGCCGGGACACTCACCGCAGGAACGTCCTCCCCTCCCACGGCCCCCATCGCTCGCACCACAAACACCGCACCCAAGCCACAACCCATTCCCGCCGACGCACCCGTAACCGGCTCCATCAATACCGTCGACGAAGACGAGCAGGATAGCGTCACCCCCTTGCGAGGCATGCCCAAGACGCTCGCGGCCAACATGGAGACCAGCCTCCAGGTGCCCACAGCCACTAGCGTGCGCACTATACCCGCCAAACTACTCATCGATAATCGCATTGTTATTAACAACCACATGCGGCGCTCCCGGGGCGGGAAGGTTTCCTTCACACACCTCATCGGCTGGGCCATCGTTCAGACCCTCAAAGAGTTTCCCAGCCAAAACGTCTATTACGACCAGGTCGATGGAAAGCCCTCGGTGGTGGCACCCGCTCACGTTAACCTCGGAATTGCCATTGACGTGCCTAAGGCAGA
Proteins encoded in this window:
- a CDS encoding sigma-70 family RNA polymerase sigma factor — its product is MRQDSSLCANNSMCCDERSDYELISAAQSDSSHLNSSGGGGGGNSSFSLLWIRHSEFAARAARSFVSATDAEDVVAEAFMRVFERIRAGGGPTGDFRSYLFVTIRNLAAEWVRSRREFTQADDRWVVELVAATPSQSDSIMHERALWSYQSLTERWQEILLYSEVEGLTISEIAIRMGMSANAVSQLVFRAREGLREAWIQAHVWGLSAYTARTQSECRWSMDRMGAYERNRLGHRDRTRFSAHTLGCPSCGEVLTVTQQIASRLPQRRGGGSSRKNSMDSPSHSGKAVS
- a CDS encoding class C sortase; its protein translation is MLPPQPTLSRPKHGRTHRRTVAPSRLQSRSPLWQRISLLLATILGLSVTLYPTAATWFTDTAQGGTLDAFANLAEHLPNDEKQRILDAAHDYNESLPQGELRDPYSLPNNTSSPSSDVTDDYFKQLNLEGIDVMARVRIPSINVDIPTYHGTSMETLDRGSGHILGSSLPVGGEGTHSVITAHAGLPHARMFTDLPRVKKGETFSVTVLDEVLTYRVDQITVVEPHDISNLTITPGKDYLTLITCTPLHINSHRLLIRGERIPTPVGDPQLVSAQYQSAFPWWILIFVGLSAGAAVLLFTPARSAKKPAKPAAQQKLSAGNQASVEELLGQL
- a CDS encoding GuaB1 family IMP dehydrogenase-related protein: MEFNAEGATHDLTYSDVFLIPRKSEIDSRLSVSLKATDGTAATLPLVSSNMNSVTGPRLAATLARRGGLGVIPQDMPLQELADAIRWVKAQPTRFDTAIILSPKATVAEARELLPPSVEHGIVIQDDEYRGIVPAEVLATARPGAQLKDLLRTEWIALAAEEIGDNREAFDALVAADAHFAPVLDHGRIVGTLSRKSALRGTLYEPHLDAEGRLAVAAAVGINGDVTAKARALVEAGVDVLVIDTAHGHQGGMLRAIETVRGLDLDVPIVAGNIVTADAVQDLVSAGADILKVGVGPGAMCTTRMMTAVGRPQFSAVLETADRARELGAHVWADGGVRYPRDVALALAAGAASVMIGSWFAGTIEAPGRIMTDANGRHYKESWGMASTKAVEGRFGRLDPFDLARKTLFAEGISGSTIYIDPARPSVEDLLDMITSGVRSSFTYAGAKTLAEFHELALVGVQSASGYEEGKPVPVSW